From Anopheles arabiensis isolate DONGOLA chromosome 3, AaraD3, whole genome shotgun sequence, a single genomic window includes:
- the LOC120904695 gene encoding BAG domain-containing protein Samui — protein MSSQQEQPQQQQPTVRHIPIFVEGRSEPLINKTPESQPSQPSQQQQPQPQHHHPTTGMGEGGPSMDMPSRNDFFKHGTIFDSVRDMPVRSNFPGFHQGFKREPSPGATRTSPFPDMWSEQPNHVPRGTSIPRQTPSPSTAQHPPPPPQQQQHQPQQPKPNTQQQVPRQQQPPAAQQQHADGQQHPAAAAGQDQPDSRPKMSAKEDPITKIQKIQKDVLAIFDQVEQFKGGKEGKKDKAYIYLDEMLTQNLLKLDSIDAEDQPQIKSARKEAIKSINTCIAVLEAKAEAGASGSANASSGSIGKANSSSNGLSANGMEQSGSNTSIPHSSSNSSQQQQQQRANEVSSQ, from the coding sequence ATGTCGTCACAGCAAGAGCaaccacaacagcagcaaccgacCGTGCGGCACATTCCGATTTTCGTCGAAGGTCGATCGGAGCCGCTGATCAATAAAACGCCCGAATCGCAACCGTCACAGccgtcccagcagcagcagccccagcCGCAGCACCATCATCCGACGACTGGCATGGGCGAGGGCGGCCCCAGCATGGACATGCCCAGCCGGAACGATTTCTTCAAACACGGCACGATCTTCGACTCGGTGCGCGACATGCCAGTGCGATCGAACTTTCCCGGCTTCCACCAGGGATTCAAGCGGGAGCCATCGCCCGGTGCTACGCGAACGTCGCCCTTCCCGGACATGTGGTCCGAGCAGCCGAACCATGTGCCTCGCGGAACGTCAATTCCTAGACAAACGCCTTCACCATCGACCGCGCAGcacccgccgccgccgccgcagcagcagcagcatcagccacagcaaccaaaaccaaacacgcagcagcaagtaccgcggcaacagcagccaccggcggcgcaacagcagcacgcgGATGGGCAGCAGCACCCGGCGGCCGCTGCTGGACAGGATCAACCGGACAGCCGCCCAAAGATGTCCGCCAAGGAGGATCCGATTACGAAAATACAGAAGATACAGAAAGACGTGCTCGCCATCTTCGACCAGGTGGAACAGTTCAAGGGCGGCAAGGAGGGGAAGAAGGACAAGGCGTACATCTATCTGGACGAGATGCTGACGCAGAACCTGCTGAAGCTGGACTCGATCGATGCCGAGGATCAGCCGCAGATTAAGTCCGCCCGGAAGGAGGCCATCAAGAGCATAAACACCTGCATCGCGGTGCTGGAGGCGAAGGCGGAAGCCGGTGCTAGCGGGAGCGCCAACGCCAGTTCCGGCTCGATCGGGAAGGCgaacagtagcagcaacggTTTGAGCGCGAACGGTATGGAGCAGTCCGGCTCGAACACGTCAATTCCTCACTCGTCGTCCAACTCTagtcaacaacagcagcagcagcgggccAATGAGGTATCGAGccagtag
- the LOC120902462 gene encoding zinc finger protein 574-like: protein MVKEMPSSTVVNRDEECLKKSLMEVVKSDSSNLCRLCLSKEQKLTRAFSDERGIDDALLKKIFDCTTVKVKLKSVFPSAICAVCDLKLNEFYKFREKCIENDTFLHNLLDDRVAAASEVDQSVPIVEKQPKQQHLNRTSSKGGSGGSGSGGTHAKEFQTEQQAATSTTSIPEAQKRNNSEMMAIALNQLSSFGLRPLQELMVERNGTERHALLDDRSSARLPTNSGGNVVSSSSCAASQAHDSTVPPPLISSLDLVEQTKRQLEQQERTFALATLEMAGLQALHRTGTEGGSVGGSGGTGAGSTSGGKFECTVCRRMFRNAYTLRRHTNLHTETNLFPCEYCGKKFNDRSNWKIHQRTHTGDNLYTCLVCLKTFISPSTLKYHRRSHRRLESFDCRLCPGTFANYDLLEEHARNMHQDMQDMQPEEPMIDAASFVKIELEDGELSSSMAGGDVGTTTTTRLQHGNEEEEEEEEEEQESRERRQPVDSSGVEELHLAELYQTQQQVLELLEKQLQGGHVTVEPRIGAMAANGGGMGEQTMHEGGMAVKREMLVEHQQQYQQQRQHEVEVKEEPLDDSMEIDPSELLQQAMEEAGDGNEDSEGGDKQFSSSSSDDSSSPSTMILFRCDYCMKIFHFLDELNAHMLLHNGAKKGNAATGPIMLGTAAASNTSGPVPTTPSSKPMPLLTLVRPESSIPLLANGYATKAESKSPRSKPKRRRATTITVAPEDQTKSIPDAVSDSLLPPVAAPPPEHVCSKCPKMFRTEELKRVHEATHADDEQAHKVRSCRICNKLFKCELNLLAHMRKHSLSIHQTGLAGEGAESGAGDSSGNDESCSSSSNVGGVLTAAASHELTAAQNHQHFSPDESDEGESPPGAPPSDVASPEGGEPAGEGTDSASLAVLSRSAFRKCEICAITFKDTVALDQHMLCHFERKEAIAFVPQTDRPFQCTECHKSFKRKDYLLIHIRTHTGERRYKCDLCSSAFVHPSNLITHRKLHSNERPYQCTLCGATFKLFAGLKIHRRRCEQKLPKGGSQENAAGTAVLSFGPETAELHDSGATAEQLLSAGSVHYPF from the exons ATGGTGAAGGAAATGCCGTCGAGCACGGTGGTGAACCGCGATGAAGAGTGTCTGAAGAAGTCGTTGATGGAGGTGGTGAAAAG TGACTCAAGCAACCTGTGTCGGTTATGCTTATCGAAGGAGCAAAAACTAACCCGCGCCTTTTCGGACGAACGAGGAATAGATGATGCATTGCTGAAGAAAATATTCGACTGCACAACAGTAAAG GTTAAACTGAAGAGCGTTTTCCCCTCCGCCATCTGTGCGGTGTGCGATTTGAAGCTGAACGAGTTTTACAAATTTCGTGAAAAATGCATCGAAAACGACACCTTCCTACACAATCTGCTCGACGACCGGGTGGCAGCCGCATCGGAGGTGGACCAATCGGTCCCGATCGTCGAAAAGCAGCCGAAGCAGCAACACCTCAACCGAACATCTTCGAAGGGCGGAAGCGGTGGAAGTGGAAGTGGTGGAACTCACGCGAAAGAGTTTCAAACCGAGCAGCAGGCAGCAACGTCGACCACCTCCATCCCCGAGGCACAGAAGCGCAACAATAGCGAAATGATGGCGATCGCGTTGAACCAACTGTCCTCGTTCGGGTTGCGACCGCTGCAGGAGCTGATGGTGGAACGAAACGGTACCGAGCGGCACGCCTTGCTGGACGACCGTTCCTCCGCACGCCTACCGACTAACAGCGGCGGGAATGTCGTTTCATCGTCCTCCTGTGCTGCTTCGCAAGCACACGACTCGACGGTGCCTCCGCCACTCATCTCCTCGCTAGACTTAGTGGAGCAGACAAAGCGTCAGCTCGAGCAGCAGGAACGTACGTTCGCACTGGCAACGCTGGAAATGGCCGGATTGCAGGCACTGCACCGCACGGGGACGGAGGGTGGTAGTGTAGGGGGAAGCGGTGGTACCGGTGCTGGAAGTACCAGTGGTGGCAAGTTTGAGTGTACCGTGTGCCGTCGAATGTTCCGCAACGCGTACACGCTCCGGCGCCACACGAACCTGCACACCGAGACGAACCTGTTCCCGTGCGAGTACTGCGGCAAGAAGTTTAACGATCGCTCGAACTGGAAAATCCACCAGCGGACGCACACCGGCGACAATCTGTACACCTGTCTCGTCTGCCTGAAAACGTTCATCTCGCCCTCGACGCTCAAGTACCATCGGCGATCGCACCGGCGGCTCGAGTCGTTCGACTGTCGGCTGTGTCCGGGCACGTTCGCCAACTACGATTTGCTGGAGGAGCACGCCCGCAACATGCACCAGGACATGCAGGACATGCAGCCGGAAGAGCCGATGATTGATGCGGCCAGCTTCGTGAAGATTGAGCTGGAGGACGGCGAACTGTCGAGCTCGATGGCGGGGGGTGATGTGGGCACCACGACAACCACGCGCCTGCAGCATGGCaacgaagaggaggaagaggaggaggaagaagaacagGAGTCTCGCGAACGAAGGCAACCGGTAGACAGTAGTGGGGTGGAGGAGCTGCACCTGGCGGAGCTTTATCAAACGCAGCAGCAAGTGTTGGAGCTGTTGGAAAAGCAGCTGCAAGGCGGGCATGTAACGGTCGAGCCGAGAATCGGGGCAATGGCAGCGAACGGTGGCGGGATGGGTGAGCAAACGATGCACGAGGGAGGGATGGCAGTGAAGCGGGAAATGCTGGTGGAGCATCAGCaacagtaccagcagcagcggcagcatgaGGTAGAGGTTAAGGAAGAGCCGCTCGACGATTCGATGGAGATCGACCCGagcgagctgctgcagcaagcGATGGAGGAAGCGGGCGATGGCAACGAGGATAGTGAAGGGGGCGATAAGCAG ttTTCTTCATCCTCCAGTGACGATTCATCCTCCCCTTCCACGATGATCCTGTTTCGGTGCGACTACTGTATGAAAATATTCCACTTCCTGGACGAGCTCAACGCTCACATGCTTCTGCACAATGGCGCAAAAAAAGGTAACGCTGCCACCGGACCTATAATGCTTGGTACGGCGGCTGCCTCCAACACATCCGGACCCGTTCCCACAACGCCATCTTCCAAGCCAATGCCCCTACTAACGTTGGTACGACCAGAAAGTTCCATCCCACTGTTGGCGAATGGTTACGCGACCAAGGCTGAATCGAAATCACCGCGTAGTAAACCTAAACGGCGGCGCGCAACTACCATCACCGTTGCACCAGAGGATCAGACGAAATCGATACCCGATGCAGTAAGTGACAGTTTGTTGCCCCCGGTAGCAGCGCCACCACCCGAGCACGTTTGCTCCAAGTGCCCGAAGATGTTCCGCACCGAGGAGCTGAAGCGTGTGCACGAGGCAACGCACGCAGACGACGAGCAGGCGCACAAGGTGCGCAGCTGCCGCATCTGCAACAAGCTGTTCAAGTGTGAGCTAAATCTGCTGGCGCACATGCGAAAACATTCGCTCTCGATACACCAGACCGGGCTGGCTGGGGAAGGGGCGGAATCCGGTGCCGGCGATAGCAGTGGCAACGATGAGTCCTGTTCCTCTTCCTCGAACGTTGGTGGTGTTCTAACAGCCGCCGCGTCCCACGAGCTCACTGCTGCACAGAATCATCAGCACTTCTCCCCGGACGAGAGCGATGAGGGTGAGTCGCCGCCGGGTGCGCCACCGTCCGATGTCGCTAGCCCCGAGGGCGGTGAACCGGCGGGAGAGGGAACTGATTCGGCCTCCCTTGCCGTGCTTTCGCGCAGCGCCTTCCGGAAGTGTGAAATCTGTGCCATCACGTTCAAGGATACGGTCGCGCTGGACCAACACATGCTGTGCCATTTCGAGCGCAAGGAGGCGATCGCGTTCGTGCCGCAGACGGACCGCCCTTTCCAGTGCACCGAGTGTCACAAGAGCTTCAAGCGAAAGGACTACCTGCTCATACACATCCGCACGCACACGGGCGAGCGGCGGTACAAGTGCGATCTCTGCTCGAGCGCGTTCGTGCACCCGTCGAACCTGATCACGCACCGGAAGCTCCACTCGAACGAACGGCCCTACCAGTGCACGCTGTGCGGGGCCACGTTTAAGCTGTTCGCGGGGCTTAAGATACACCGGCGGCGGTGCGAGCAGAAGCTACCGAAGGGTGGATCGCAGGAAAATGCCGCCGGTACAGCGGTGCTGTCGTTCGGGCCGGAGACGGCCGAGCTGCATGACAGTGGGGCGACAGCAGAGCAGCTATTATCCGCTGGCAGTGTGCATTATCCATTCTAA
- the LOC120900301 gene encoding uncharacterized protein LOC120900301 isoform X1, translated as MSASAGGLGGTASALLKSPQTALQLLLEEINFQRTKEMRQLLKDDGGFVVLQGTTYWTDLFVRHFLFQSEPEHSIDCDDLLFFVRKKHIKGSSRAMPRYETEIEVFRKDSRKLPIGDPDVDWEETVYLNLVIHQFNYTLTLAICTRTSPKELQVLRRHSQKVYASPSRRKMDTKGDSEEITYPHICFMVDNFDEVFHDILVRDGEMVCVELVATDRDGSVQGVIFLGSIRYDALKKVYDARQSSLGSKVAQRMSFGLFSSGGPQTRCEFVRMKGPQGKGHAEMAVTKPKGSGVETPTSEPGFCATDMWDSEWEEDCEEYYNYRHQRRLSDPSANLNNFSRYGWRTKNATDPGGSAYGGSKARSENEGLDCLANEVSEIEAGDLRDDRPASSSASIVDTSPVQQGGSSKSPTASNGTARHRVDPLEGPPCVPSDKLAASSSRTAGCCSCFGRPGRKRWSTDADSVQMSEVYAPCPACGGGEADRDEEAETGRTASERKRLESLELHDSPACLATVSKGRSPLMKHRNVLIVESELEFAGGAKVRTGPQPSTANDKGTVVKKKPAADALSTVKRRENGSKANQSPKKRLSTPVFRSKRSNSGTETADPASGSKATNGKAKASNAINNNTGIHRRSAPPSTATEATEATEEYEMADDAVSLNGGDLTAANGEPSTAAALIDPKQRIRVNGREEFPAERNNRTANGNGNQAGGEKLATTTAATVANIKEHRERRTSTNTVRSSAGGNGAAPGNGSGRFSLIYRRSKSSSASPPVVAGKREDKKGKHSGVLSSDAGRKKTPPVLGVEGKKEAEVGPVLAAEQEAKTEKPPEKEETDLSTGAVIDGDINGNPDETTTDAKTESTDGQETTEESELSNRAIWAALKELRAKKECSTLPKVKKPSYNSFYARPTILADGAAAGRDGTTGPDGAAVTPPAGVNTIPSRRTPDGTNIYYLCDYHPRRHQHHHGDKELDDGAYNPLWTTKGFTQTFHFWKENRRQQSTPLNAFLTYVTLPWWSIAKDLLDHREQPILTF; from the exons ATGTCGGCCAGTGCCGGTGGGCTTGGTGGGACGGCCTCGGCCCTGCTCAAATCGCCCCAGACAGCcctccagctgctgctggaagagATCAACTTTCAGCGTACGAAGGAGATGCGGCAGCTGCTAAAGGACG ACGGTGGTTTCGTCGTCCTGCAGGGTACGACCTACTGGACCGACCTGTTCGTGCGCCACTTTCTCTTCCAGTCCGAGCCGGAGCACAGCATCGACTGTGACGATCTGCTGTTCTTCGTGCGCAAGAAGCACATCAAGGGTTCGTCGCGTGCGATGCCCCGGTACGAGACGGAGATCGAGGTGTTTCGGAAGGATTCGCGCAAGCTGCCGATCGGCGACCCGGACGTCGACTGGGAGGAAACCGTCTACCTGAACCTGGTGATCCACCAGTTCAACTACACGCTCACGCTCGCCATCTGCACGCGCACGTCGCCGAAGGAGCTGCAGGTGCTGCGGCGCCACTCGCAGAAGGTGTACGCGTCGCCGAGCCGccgaaagatggacaccaagGGCGATAGTGAGGAGATCACCTATCCGCACATCTGCTTCATGGTGGACAACTTCGACGAGGTGTTCCACGACATACTGGTGCGCGACGGCGAGATGGTGTGCGTCGAGCTGGTGGCGACCGATCGGGACGGCAGCGTGCAGGGCGTCATCTTTCTCGGCTCGATACGGTACGACGCGCTCAAGAAGGTGTACGATGCACGG CAATCCAGCCTCGGCTCGAAGGTAGCACAACGAATGTCCTTCGGTTTGTTCAGCTCCGGTGGCCCTCAGACGCGCTGCGAGTTCGTGCGCATGAAGGGTCCGCAGGGCAAGGGTCACGCCGAGATGGCCGTCACGAAACCGAAAGGATCGGGCGTAGAAACGCCTACCAGCGAGCCCGG GTTCTGTGCCACCGACATGTGGGACTCGGAGTGGGAGGAAGACTGCGAGGAGTACTACAACTATCGGCATCAGCGCCGGCTCAGCGACCCAAGCGCCAACCTGAACAACTTCAGCCGTTACGGCTGGCGCACGAAGAATGCGACCGATCCGGGCGGCTCCGCGTACGGCGGCTCGAAGGCACGCTCGGAAAACGAAGGGCTGGACTGTCTGGCGAACGAGGTGTCCGAAATCGAGGCCGGTGATTTGCGCGACG ATCGTCCTGCTTCCTCGTCCGCCAGCATCGTGGACACGTCGCCGGTACAGCAGggtggcagcagcaaatcGCCCACCGCCAGCAACGGCACGGCGCGGCACCGTGTCGACCCACTAGAGGGTCCTCCCTGCGTCCCGAGCGACAAGCTGGCCGCCTCCTCCTCGAGGACGGCGGGCTGTTGCAGTTGCTTCGGCCGGCCGGGGCGCAAGCGCTGGTCCACCGATGCCGATTCCGTCCAGATGTCGGAGGTGTACGCACCGTGTCCGGCGTGCGGCGGCGGGGAAGCCGACCGGGACGAGGAGGCCGAAACCGGCCGCACCGCGTCGGAACGGAAGCGGCTGGAGTCGCTGGAGCTGCACGATTCGCCCGCCTGTCTGGCGACGGTGTCGAAGGGCCGATCGCCGCTGATGAAGCATCGCAACGTGCTGATCGTGGAGAGTGAGCTGGAGTTTGCGGGTGGTGCGAAGGTGCGCACTGGCCCACAGCCCAGTACAGCCAACGATAAGGGAACGGTGGTCAAGAAGAAACCCGCGGCCGATGCGCTCAGCACGGTGAAGCGGCGGGAGAACGGTTCCAAAGCGAACCAGAGCCCAAAAAAGCGGCTCAGTACGCCCGTGTTTCGATCGAAGCGTAGCAACAGCGGTACGGAGACAGCCGACCCGGCGAGCGGCAGCAAAGCGACCAACGGCAAGGCGAAGGCGTCGAACGcgatcaacaacaacaccggcATCCATCGACGGTCGGCCCCACCGTCCACCGCAACGGAGGCGACCGAGGCGACGGAAGAGTACGAGATGGCAGACGACGCCGTGTCGCTGAACGGCGGCGACTTGACAGCGGCGAACGGCGAACCCTCCACCGCCGCGGCACTGATCGACCCGAAGCAGCGGATCCGGGTGAATGGGCGCGAAGAGTTCCCGGCCGAGCGGAACAACCGTACGGCGAACGGGAACGGCAATCAGGCGGGCGGTGAGAAGCTAGCCACGACGACGGCTGCCACGGTGGCAAACATTAAGGAGCATCGCGAACGACGAACCTCCACCAATACTGTTCGATCGTCGGCGGGTGGTAATGGAGCGGCTCCCGGGAACGGCAGCGGTCGCTTTTCGCTCATCTACCGGCGAAGCAAGTCATCTTCGGCGTCGCCACCGGTCGTAGCCGGTAAAAGGGAGgacaaaaagggaaagcatTCTGGGGTGCTGAGCTCCGATGCGGGGCGTAAAAAGACTCCACCGGTGCTGGGAGTGGAGGGCAAAAAGGAGGCTGAAGTCGGTCCGGTGCTAGCTGCAGAGCAGGAAGCGAAGACGGAAAAGCCGCCCGAGAAAGAGGAAACGGATCTTTCGACGGGGGCCGTGATCGATGGGGACATAAATGGCAATCCGGACGAGACGACGACGGATGCGAAAACCGAATCGACCGATGGGCAGGAAACGACCGAAGAGAGCGAGCTCAGCAATCGTGCCATCTGGGCGGCACTGAAGGAGCTGCGGGCAAAGAAGGAGTGCTCCACGCTGCCGAAGGTGAAGAAACCGAGCTACAACAGTTTTTACGCGCGGCCAACAATTCTTGCGGACGGTGCCGCTGCTGGACGGGACGGGACGACGGGACCGGACGGAGCGGCCGTAACGCCACCCGCCGGCGTAAACACGATCCCCAGTCGCCGTACGCCCGATGGCACGAACATCTACTACCTGTGCGACTACCATCCGAGGCGGCATCAGCATCACCATGGCGATAAAG AGCTCGACGACGGCGCGTACAACCCGCTGTGGACGACCAAAGGGTTTACGCAAACGTTTCACTTCTGGAAGGAGAACCGCCGCCAGCAGTCGACGCCACTGAACGCCTTCCTCACATACGTCACGCTGCCGTGGTGGAGCATAGCGAAAG ATCTTCTGGACCACCGGGAGCAACCGATACTAACGTTTTAA
- the LOC120900301 gene encoding uncharacterized protein KIAA0930 homolog isoform X2: protein MSASAGGLGGTASALLKSPQTALQLLLEEINFQRTKEMRQLLKDDGGFVVLQGTTYWTDLFVRHFLFQSEPEHSIDCDDLLFFVRKKHIKGSSRAMPRYETEIEVFRKDSRKLPIGDPDVDWEETVYLNLVIHQFNYTLTLAICTRTSPKELQVLRRHSQKVYASPSRRKMDTKGDSEEITYPHICFMVDNFDEVFHDILVRDGEMVCVELVATDRDGSVQGVIFLGSIRYDALKKVYDARQSSLGSKVAQRMSFGLFSSGGPQTRCEFVRMKGPQGKGHAEMAVTKPKGSGVETPTSEPGFCATDMWDSEWEEDCEEYYNYRHQRRLSDPSANLNNFSRYGWRTKNATDPGGSAYGGSKARSENEGLDCLANEVSEIEAGDLRDELDDGAYNPLWTTKGFTQTFHFWKENRRQQSTPLNAFLTYVTLPWWSIAKDLLDHREQPILTF from the exons ATGTCGGCCAGTGCCGGTGGGCTTGGTGGGACGGCCTCGGCCCTGCTCAAATCGCCCCAGACAGCcctccagctgctgctggaagagATCAACTTTCAGCGTACGAAGGAGATGCGGCAGCTGCTAAAGGACG ACGGTGGTTTCGTCGTCCTGCAGGGTACGACCTACTGGACCGACCTGTTCGTGCGCCACTTTCTCTTCCAGTCCGAGCCGGAGCACAGCATCGACTGTGACGATCTGCTGTTCTTCGTGCGCAAGAAGCACATCAAGGGTTCGTCGCGTGCGATGCCCCGGTACGAGACGGAGATCGAGGTGTTTCGGAAGGATTCGCGCAAGCTGCCGATCGGCGACCCGGACGTCGACTGGGAGGAAACCGTCTACCTGAACCTGGTGATCCACCAGTTCAACTACACGCTCACGCTCGCCATCTGCACGCGCACGTCGCCGAAGGAGCTGCAGGTGCTGCGGCGCCACTCGCAGAAGGTGTACGCGTCGCCGAGCCGccgaaagatggacaccaagGGCGATAGTGAGGAGATCACCTATCCGCACATCTGCTTCATGGTGGACAACTTCGACGAGGTGTTCCACGACATACTGGTGCGCGACGGCGAGATGGTGTGCGTCGAGCTGGTGGCGACCGATCGGGACGGCAGCGTGCAGGGCGTCATCTTTCTCGGCTCGATACGGTACGACGCGCTCAAGAAGGTGTACGATGCACGG CAATCCAGCCTCGGCTCGAAGGTAGCACAACGAATGTCCTTCGGTTTGTTCAGCTCCGGTGGCCCTCAGACGCGCTGCGAGTTCGTGCGCATGAAGGGTCCGCAGGGCAAGGGTCACGCCGAGATGGCCGTCACGAAACCGAAAGGATCGGGCGTAGAAACGCCTACCAGCGAGCCCGG GTTCTGTGCCACCGACATGTGGGACTCGGAGTGGGAGGAAGACTGCGAGGAGTACTACAACTATCGGCATCAGCGCCGGCTCAGCGACCCAAGCGCCAACCTGAACAACTTCAGCCGTTACGGCTGGCGCACGAAGAATGCGACCGATCCGGGCGGCTCCGCGTACGGCGGCTCGAAGGCACGCTCGGAAAACGAAGGGCTGGACTGTCTGGCGAACGAGGTGTCCGAAATCGAGGCCGGTGATTTGCGCGACG AGCTCGACGACGGCGCGTACAACCCGCTGTGGACGACCAAAGGGTTTACGCAAACGTTTCACTTCTGGAAGGAGAACCGCCGCCAGCAGTCGACGCCACTGAACGCCTTCCTCACATACGTCACGCTGCCGTGGTGGAGCATAGCGAAAG ATCTTCTGGACCACCGGGAGCAACCGATACTAACGTTTTAA
- the LOC120900303 gene encoding spondin-1, with product MVSPFGRRRSSSWRSIVLPALLFVLPALVENGESCSKTPIVDGRTVSGVKQPGDNGYRLAIRDEPTGYEPGKIYNLFIVGSRTHAKLQQFTHFTLVAHARNGAKQYLAGPRRVGRFQLFSDALTKFHDQCVNTVTQADDFPKTEVQVMWVAPAAGSGCVSISAMVYESEQQWFADDGALTKVLCEHQPVPRLQKGECCACDEAKYSLTFEGIWSNETHPKDYPFAIWLTHFSDVIGASHDTNFSFWGENHIATDGFRMLAEWGSVRLLETELRAKGARLRTLIKAAGLWYPRVNANTTSNFRVDRKHHKISLASMFGPSPDWVVGVSGLDLCRPDCTWTESLDVDLYPWDAGTDSGISYMSANAETQPRERMHRITTLYPEDPRAPFYNPRSAEMTPLARLYLRRERVMARSCDEQFLQAQVLELAENTEEETRPECATTEYTDWTPCSVTCGKGIRMRTREYLRPDVAAGARCNRQLIGKEMCVAEVPECEEGAAGEDASGEDMGQSAATVDEAGEGVGVCRTTRWSEWSECSVSCGIGVTMRTRTFLENMGRKKCPHISVVEKQKCMQPDCSITDMEAPDPLCPVTAWSDWSPCSATCGKGVQIRTRLLLLAPEEQDRCQNRIELNQQRPCTDKADCLYDTFTAQEICSQSPEAGPCRGRYQRYAYDSTKGTCVPFYYGGCRGNRNNFLTADDCMNTCTRSRLETSTGLPPAAATPDPFEALPVDCVLSDWSEWTPCSVTCGTGRSERVRSIVTHPRNGGQPCPPRIVKRRKCTGPPCN from the exons ATGGTATCACCTTTCGGCCGACGACGATCGTCTTCTTGGCGATCGATCGTGCTGCCGGCTTTGCTGTTCGTTCTGCCAGCGTTGGTTGAAAATGGCGAAAGCTGCAGCAAAACCCCGATCGTGGACGGGCGAACGGTCAGCGGTGTGAAGCAGCCGGGCGACAATGGTTACCGATTGGCCATCCGGGACGAGCCGACCGGGTACGAACCGGGCAAGATCTACAACC TGTTCATCGTTGGCTCGCGCACGCACGCGAAGCTGCAGCAGTTCACGCACTTTACACTGGTGGCGCACGCACGCAACGGTGCCAAGCAGTATCTGGCCGGGCCGCGGCGCGTCGGCCGGTTTCAGCTGTTCAGCGACGCACTGACCAAGTTCCACGATCAGTGCGTCAACACGGTAACGCAGGCGGACGATTTCCCCAAGACGGAGGTGCAGGTGATGTGGGTCGCACCGGCGGCCGGTTCCGGCTGCGTCAGCATCTCCGCCATGGTGTACGAAAGCGAGCAGCAGTGGTTCGCGGACGACGGAGCGCTCACCAAGGTGCTGTGTGAGCATCAGCCCGTGCCGCGCCTACAGAAAGGTGAATGTTGTGCCTGCGATGAGGCGAAGTACAGT CTTACCTTCGAGGGCATCTGGTCGAACGAGACACATCCGAAGGACTACCCGTTCGCCATCTGGCTGACACACTTCTCGGACGTGATTGGGGCGTCGCACGATACGAACTTTTCCTTCTGGGGTGAAAACCACATCGCCACCGACGGTTTCCGCATGCTGGCCGAATGGGGCTCGGTGCGTCTCCTCGAGACGGAGCTGCGGGCGAAGGGGGCGCGCCTCCGAACGCTTATTAAAGCGGCCGGTCTGTGGTATCCGCGCGTGAACGCCAACACCACCTCCAACTTCCGGGTGGACCGGAAGCATCACAAGATATCGCTCGCCTCCATGTTCGGCCCGTCGCCCGATTGGGTGGTGGGTGTGAGCGGACTCGACCTGTGCCGACCGGACTGCACCTGGACGGAGTCGCTGGACGTGGATCTGTACCCGTGGGATGCCGGTACGGACAGTGGCATCAGCTACATGTCGGCGAATGCGGAAACGCAACCGCGGGAGCGTATGCACCGCATCACCACCCTTTACCCGGAGGACCCGCGGGCACCGTTCTACAATCCCCGGTCGGCGGAGATGACCCCGCTCGCACGGCTTTATCTGCGCCGCGAGCGGGTGATGGCACGGAGCTGCGACGAACAGTTCCTGCAGGCGCAGGTACTGGAGCTGGCGGAGAATACGGAGGAGGAAACGCGCCCCGAGTGTGCGACGACCGAGTACACCGACTGGACGCCTTGTTCGGTGACTTGCGGGAAGGGCATTCGGATGCGCACGCGCGAGTATTTGCGGCCGGATGTGGCGGCAGGGGCACGGTGCAACAGGCAGCTGATCGGGAAGGAGATGTGCGTTGCGGAGGTGCCGGAGTGTGAGGAGGGAGCAGCGGGAGAGGATGCCAGTGGGGAGGATATGGGCCAGTCGGCGGCGACGGTCGATGAGGCAGGGGAAGGCGTCGGCGTGTGCCGTACGACGCGCTGGAGCGAGTGGTCGGAGTGTTCGGTCAGCTGCGGCATCGGGGTGACGATGCGGACGCGCACGTTCCTGGAAAACATGGGCCGGAAGAAATGTCCCCACATCAGTGTTG TGGAAAAGCAGAAGTGCATGCAGCCGGACTGCTCGATCACCGACATGGAAGCACCGGATCCGCTCTGCCCCGTCACCGCCTGGAGCGACTGGAGTCCGTGCAGTGCGACGTGCGGCAAGGGCGTGCAGATTCGCACTCGCCTGCTGCTACTGGCACCCGAGGAACAGGACCGCTGCCAGAACCGCATCGAGCTGAACCAGCAGCGCCCCTGCACGGATAAGGCCGACTGTCTGTACGATACGTTCACCGCGCAGGAGATCTGTTCGCAATCGCCGGAAGCGGGCCCGTGCCGGGGCCGCTACCAGCGCTACGCGTACGACTCCACCAAGGGCACGTGCGTACCGTTCTACTACGGTGGCTGTCGGGGCAATCGGAACAATTTCCTGACGGCCGACGATTGCATGAACACGTGCACGCGATCGCGCCTGGAGACGAGTACGGGGTTgccgccggcagcagcaacaccggaCCCGTTCGAGGCCCTGCCCGTCGACTGTGTGCTGTCCGACTGGTCGGAATGGACGCCCTGTTCCGTTACCTGCGGCACGGGCCGTTCCGAGCGTGTGCGGTCGATCGTTACGCATCCGCGCAACGGTGGACAGCCCTGTCCGCCGCGCATCGTCAAGCGCCGCAAGTGCACTGGGCCACCGTGCAATTGA